From a region of the Neisseria subflava genome:
- a CDS encoding IMPACT family protein, which produces MITTYKTITTPTQAEFKDKGSRFIAYAYPIRTLADVKKYLDPLKEEHHKARHWCYAYRLGVDGMQFRANDDGEPSGSAGRPILGQIDSVGVTDVLVVVVRYFGGTLLGVPGLIHAYKESTAQALAIAEVVEKNVEKTVWLKCEYPVLNEAIRIAKQYQADIVEQNLQLDCKLTVKIALVDYEACIAAWKNTRQIEVDIEKPFE; this is translated from the coding sequence ATGATTACGACCTATAAAACCATTACCACACCGACACAGGCTGAATTTAAAGATAAAGGCAGCCGCTTCATCGCATACGCCTATCCGATCCGCACTTTGGCCGATGTGAAGAAATATCTCGACCCATTAAAGGAAGAGCATCACAAGGCACGACATTGGTGTTACGCCTATCGATTGGGTGTGGATGGAATGCAGTTTCGCGCAAACGATGATGGAGAACCGTCCGGAAGCGCAGGCCGCCCTATTCTGGGGCAGATTGATTCTGTCGGCGTAACGGATGTGTTGGTTGTGGTTGTGCGTTATTTTGGCGGTACGCTATTGGGTGTTCCTGGTCTGATTCATGCTTATAAGGAATCAACGGCTCAGGCGTTGGCGATAGCTGAAGTTGTTGAAAAGAATGTCGAAAAGACAGTTTGGTTGAAATGTGAATATCCAGTTTTGAATGAGGCGATACGGATTGCCAAGCAATATCAGGCCGATATTGTGGAACAGAATTTGCAGCTGGATTGTAAGTTGACAGTGAAAATAGCGTTGGTCGATTATGAAGCTTGTATTGCTGCTTGGAAAAATACGCGTCAAATTGAAGTAGATATTGAGAAGCCGTTTGAATAA
- a CDS encoding electron transfer flavoprotein subunit alpha/FixB family protein, producing MSVLIIAEHNNQHLNPATLHAVTAAAKLGNVDLLVAGSNAAAVVEEAKQVAGVAKVLVADAPYYAEGLAEELAPLVVKLAADYRYVAATATAFGKNLLPRVAALLDVPQVSDLTEVVDNSTFVRPIYAGNAFETVQSNSEKLVLTFRATAFDAAGQGGNAEVVNVEVTPAQNLSRFVNRQLSQSDRPELTQAKVIVSGGRALGSAEKFNEVLTPLADALGAAIGASRAAVDAEYAPNDAQVGQTGKVVAPQLYFAIGISGAIQHVAGMQDSKVIVAINKDADAPIFNVADYGLVGDLFEVVPQLTEALKN from the coding sequence ATGAGCGTATTGATTATTGCGGAACATAATAACCAACATTTGAATCCTGCCACTTTGCATGCGGTAACGGCTGCCGCCAAATTGGGTAATGTAGATTTATTGGTTGCAGGCAGTAATGCTGCTGCGGTGGTTGAAGAGGCGAAACAGGTTGCAGGCGTAGCGAAAGTTTTAGTAGCCGATGCGCCCTATTACGCTGAAGGTTTGGCAGAAGAATTAGCGCCTTTGGTTGTTAAACTGGCTGCGGATTACCGCTATGTGGCTGCGACTGCAACTGCGTTTGGTAAAAATCTGTTGCCCCGGGTTGCTGCCCTATTGGATGTGCCACAAGTTTCAGATTTAACCGAAGTTGTGGATAACTCGACATTTGTCCGTCCGATTTATGCCGGTAATGCATTTGAAACCGTTCAATCCAATTCTGAAAAATTGGTGCTGACTTTCCGTGCAACAGCATTTGATGCTGCAGGACAAGGCGGTAATGCAGAAGTAGTTAATGTTGAGGTAACGCCTGCTCAAAACCTGAGCCGTTTCGTAAACCGTCAACTTTCTCAGTCTGACCGCCCTGAATTGACTCAGGCAAAAGTGATTGTTTCCGGTGGCCGTGCATTGGGCAGCGCTGAAAAATTTAATGAAGTATTGACTCCTTTGGCGGATGCTTTGGGTGCGGCGATTGGAGCTTCCCGTGCGGCAGTGGATGCCGAGTATGCGCCAAACGATGCTCAAGTCGGTCAAACCGGTAAAGTGGTTGCGCCGCAACTGTACTTTGCTATCGGTATTTCCGGTGCTATCCAACACGTTGCCGGTATGCAAGACAGTAAAGTAATTGTTGCCATCAACAAAGATGCTGACGCGCCTATTTTCAATGTAGCAGATTATGGCTTGGTTGGTGATTTGTTTGAAGTTGTGCCTCAACTGACTGAAGCACTGAAAAACTGA
- a CDS encoding DUF4298 domain-containing protein: MQKRIDEIQSKYREWCELLPQLEADIARWKHAASLMQDMDDFYTNEYQACYQAIEEGTDVDLRTQGEYSIMSEDALWNALGEFHQLAWEYLRSSVNALDRYQG; the protein is encoded by the coding sequence ATGCAAAAACGTATTGACGAAATTCAAAGCAAATATCGCGAATGGTGCGAATTACTGCCGCAACTGGAAGCAGATATCGCCCGCTGGAAACATGCTGCAAGCCTAATGCAAGATATGGATGACTTCTATACCAACGAATACCAAGCATGCTATCAAGCCATTGAAGAAGGTACAGATGTTGATTTGCGTACACAGGGCGAATACAGCATTATGAGCGAAGATGCCCTATGGAACGCACTGGGAGAATTTCATCAACTGGCTTGGGAATACCTGCGCTCAAGCGTAAATGCTTTAGACAGATACCAAGGCTAA